The Bacillus sp. F19 DNA segment GGTTTCTATCCGTCTATCCTTCTCCTCACTCAGCCCCACTAAGTCCATTAATTCGTGTATTCTTTGTTTTAAACTTTCCTTATCCATACCTGAAAGCCCACCCATGAATTCGAGCAAATCCTTTCCTGTCATCCACGAATAGAAAGTGGGGTGTTGGGGCAGGTATCCAATAAACTCAAGCATTTTGGCATGGCGTTCTCCTTGAAATAGAATTTGACCACCGGTAGGTTTTGTTATATCTAAAAGCATTTTGATAATAGTGGTTTTACCAGCTCCGTTTGGACCAAGAAGAGCGACACATTCGCCATATTCGATTTGAAAGTCAATGTCTTTTATAACCTCAATATCCCCGTAATTTTTTTGAAGATGGCTCACTTGAATTATGCTCATATTACCGTCCTCTCCTCCCTATGGTAAAGTACAAAATCGGACCGAAAATATTGACTAAAAGAATGATTGCAATCCAAATCCATTTGTTTTCATTGCTAAAGTCCCTTTTTAATAAGTCCCATAATGCCACAGAAAATAATATTAATTGTAAGATTAGGAAGGGAAGAAGAAGCGGCAGCCAATTCCAAAGTTCTTCTATCCCAATTTCATAACCAAAATGCATATGCGATTCCTCCTGACTATTCTTTTGATTTTTGAGGAATAAACATGCCTGCAAAAATCCGAGTGGTTCTTTCAGATGTCGGTTTGTTATTGATCGCTTTTTCAATAGACTCATTAATAGACTGGATGAGTTCCTGAAATTCTTCATCCGTTAGATGAATAGGTGTATACCAATAAGCGAAACCATCTTCTTGATATTGTTTTGGGGAAGTCTCCGTCAGATAAGTTGTTGCTAACTGAAGCAAATTACCATGAAATACTGAAAAATGCCGGATATGGTCTTCCTGTGAAGTCGATTCGATTTCATTTTCAGGAACCTGTAAATTCTCTTTCTTGACCGAAAACACTCGTTCTTCCGTTCCTTTAACTTTTTTCGTATCTATGACCTCAATAAAATTTCCCTCCATTAAAAGATTGATATGGCGATATAAAGTTGCCTGAGGAACATCCCCAAGCGCATCTAATAGCTCTGCAATTGTTAGTGGTTTGCCTAGCAACAATTGTTGGATAATTCGTATTCGAATAGGATGAAGAAGTAAATCAGCTTTTTTTGTCATTGTATTACACTCCATAACGATTATCATTTTATAAAATGATAATACTATTTATTTTTGAATTCGTAAATAATTCAAATTAATCAGATATAATAAAATGCATGTAAAATCCACCACTTTCATCCTATTCAGAGCAATTATAATAATTGTTAAATATATCCCAATTAAAAACAATCTTCGAATTTATTCAATAAGCCTTGCTCTTTTAAATGGCCCAATTCATTAAGAAACGCGCATTTCTTGCTCAAGAATGCGCCCGGTTGTAGAAGATCATTGCTTTAACCTTATGATAAGCACCCTTTAGTTTAA contains these protein-coding regions:
- a CDS encoding PLD nuclease N-terminal domain-containing protein; amino-acid sequence: MHFGYEIGIEELWNWLPLLLPFLILQLILFSVALWDLLKRDFSNENKWIWIAIILLVNIFGPILYFTIGRRGR
- a CDS encoding helix-turn-helix domain-containing protein, with translation MTKKADLLLHPIRIRIIQQLLLGKPLTIAELLDALGDVPQATLYRHINLLMEGNFIEVIDTKKVKGTEERVFSVKKENLQVPENEIESTSQEDHIRHFSVFHGNLLQLATTYLTETSPKQYQEDGFAYWYTPIHLTDEEFQELIQSINESIEKAINNKPTSERTTRIFAGMFIPQKSKE